A genomic window from Glaciihabitans sp. INWT7 includes:
- a CDS encoding class I SAM-dependent methyltransferase, with protein MSFDVSAAAYGRFMGQYSEPLAPLFADWSQLQPHYRALDVGCGTGALTEQLARRLGTGAVAAVDPSPSFVEATTRRVPGLDVRLAGAEHLPFGDGEFDAALAQLVVHFMADPVAGLREMARVTRSGGLVTACVWDHAGDRGPLATFWRAVHDLDPTAAGEAKLAGTREGHLAELFSVAGLHSIESSALSVTRHFASFDEWWHPYTLGVGPAGAYVSGLTDGRREALRMRCAASVPTAPFEVSALAWCARGVVPE; from the coding sequence ATGAGTTTCGATGTCTCGGCGGCCGCCTACGGCCGATTCATGGGCCAGTATTCCGAGCCGCTCGCCCCACTCTTCGCCGACTGGTCGCAGCTGCAGCCGCACTACCGCGCCCTCGACGTGGGCTGCGGCACCGGCGCGCTCACCGAACAACTGGCGCGGCGACTCGGCACGGGAGCCGTCGCCGCGGTCGACCCGTCGCCCTCCTTCGTGGAGGCGACGACGCGGCGCGTTCCGGGGCTCGATGTCCGGCTCGCCGGAGCGGAGCACCTGCCGTTCGGAGACGGGGAGTTCGATGCGGCGCTCGCCCAACTGGTGGTGCATTTCATGGCCGATCCCGTGGCCGGGCTGCGCGAGATGGCTCGCGTCACGAGGTCCGGCGGACTGGTCACGGCCTGCGTCTGGGACCACGCGGGCGATCGTGGCCCGCTCGCGACCTTCTGGAGAGCCGTGCACGACCTCGACCCGACGGCCGCCGGCGAAGCAAAACTCGCCGGCACGCGGGAGGGGCACCTCGCCGAGCTGTTCAGTGTCGCCGGCTTGCACAGCATCGAATCGTCGGCCCTCTCCGTGACTCGTCACTTCGCGTCCTTCGATGAGTGGTGGCATCCGTACACCCTGGGCGTCGGCCCCGCCGGAGCCTATGTCAGTGGGCTGACGGATGGCCGCCGCGAAGCTCTCAGAATGCGCTGTGCGGCGTCGGTGCCGACGGCCCCATTCGAGGTTTCGGCGCTGGCGTGGTGTGCACGAGGCGTCGTGCCGGAGTGA
- a CDS encoding LLM class flavin-dependent oxidoreductase, whose protein sequence is MPNQNSPRQIRFNAFDMNCVAHQSSGMWRHPDDQAWRYKDLDYWTELARLLERGTFDGIFIADVLGTYDVYGGSNEAAIRHGAQVPVNDPVLLVSAMAHVTENLGFGITAGTSYEHPYPFARRMSTLDHLTKGRVGWNVVTGYLPSAARNMGHDDQLEHDDRYDVADEYLEVLYKLWEGSWEDDAVQRNRETGVFTDPAKVHEIRHSGKNFTVPGIHLSEPSTQRTPVIYQAGASGRGIQFAAGNAEAIFVAAPTKAVLKTSVAKIRDALEAAGRDRYSAKIYTLLTIITDSTEQKAKAKHEDFLQYASDEGALVFMSGWMGIDLSQYDLDEPVGNVKSNAIQSVIANYAESAQNGEEFTVSDIGRLGAIGGLGPFIVGSGEQIADQLQEWVEETDVDGFNLAYAITPGTFEDIVEHVIPVLRDRGAYPEAYTPGSLRQKLHGRGDRLPVEHKGASFRIGGTGSTSPR, encoded by the coding sequence ATGCCCAACCAGAACTCGCCCCGCCAGATCCGTTTCAACGCCTTCGACATGAACTGCGTCGCCCACCAGTCCTCGGGGATGTGGCGTCACCCCGACGATCAGGCGTGGCGCTACAAAGACCTCGACTACTGGACGGAACTCGCCAGACTCCTCGAGCGGGGCACCTTCGACGGCATCTTCATCGCCGATGTGCTCGGAACCTACGACGTGTACGGCGGGTCCAACGAGGCGGCGATCCGGCACGGCGCCCAGGTGCCGGTGAACGACCCGGTGCTGCTCGTCTCGGCGATGGCGCACGTGACCGAGAACCTCGGGTTCGGCATCACCGCGGGCACCTCCTACGAGCATCCCTATCCCTTCGCCCGCCGCATGTCGACCCTCGACCACCTCACCAAGGGTCGGGTCGGGTGGAACGTGGTGACCGGCTACCTGCCGAGCGCCGCGCGCAACATGGGCCACGACGACCAGCTCGAGCACGACGACCGCTATGACGTCGCCGACGAATACCTCGAGGTGCTCTACAAGCTCTGGGAGGGCTCCTGGGAGGATGACGCGGTGCAGCGCAATCGGGAGACCGGCGTGTTCACCGACCCGGCGAAGGTGCACGAGATCCGGCACAGTGGCAAGAACTTCACGGTCCCCGGCATCCACCTCTCCGAGCCGTCGACGCAGCGCACGCCGGTGATCTACCAGGCGGGGGCCTCGGGCCGGGGCATCCAGTTCGCCGCGGGCAATGCCGAAGCCATCTTCGTCGCCGCTCCCACCAAAGCCGTGCTGAAGACCTCTGTTGCCAAGATCCGCGACGCGCTCGAAGCCGCCGGCCGCGACCGCTACTCCGCGAAGATCTACACCCTGCTCACCATCATCACCGACTCGACCGAGCAGAAGGCGAAGGCGAAGCACGAGGACTTCTTGCAGTACGCGAGTGACGAGGGAGCCCTCGTGTTCATGTCCGGGTGGATGGGAATCGACCTGTCGCAATACGACCTCGACGAGCCCGTGGGCAATGTGAAGAGCAACGCCATCCAATCGGTGATCGCCAACTACGCGGAATCCGCCCAGAATGGCGAGGAGTTCACGGTCAGCGACATCGGCCGGCTCGGGGCCATCGGCGGGCTGGGGCCGTTCATCGTCGGCTCGGGCGAGCAGATCGCCGACCAGCTGCAGGAGTGGGTGGAGGAGACCGACGTCGACGGCTTCAACCTCGCCTACGCGATCACCCCCGGCACCTTCGAGGACATCGTGGAGCACGTCATCCCGGTGCTGCGCGACAGAGGGGCATACCCGGAGGCCTACACCCCGGGATCCCTGCGCCAGAAGTTGCACGGCCGGGGTGACCGGCTGCCCGTCGAGCACAAGGGAGCGTCGTTCCGAATCGGAGGCACCGGCTCGACGTCGCCTCGGTGA
- a CDS encoding CpaF family protein, whose translation MSTAVALITEQVRERVRRDGVDLGGDRQGALVDRYVQEEMRRYCERALGGSLPMLHDEHQAAREIMASITGFGALQPFFDDPEIEEIWINGPSKVFVARNGVPELTSVLLSDTEVRDLVERMLQSTGRRVDLSSPFVDASLPDGSRLHVVIPDVTRRHWAVNIRKFTQRIRDLQRLVALGSLTHQAAEFLRLCVLSGQNILVSGATQSGKTTLLNALLSGVRTGERIVTVEETFELDLSARDVVGLQCRQPSLEGTGEITLRRLIKEALRMRPDRLVVGEVREAESLDLLIALNSGLPGMCSIHANSARDALAKLCTLPLLAGRNIDSSFVVPTVAASVDMVVHCELARNGQRPITEILAPSGFVTGGTIVEASLIFALQRGVLTATGSYPSRSGKFDAAGFDLASILAGVAA comes from the coding sequence ATGTCCACCGCCGTCGCCCTCATCACGGAACAGGTGCGAGAGCGCGTGCGGCGCGACGGGGTGGATCTCGGGGGTGACCGGCAGGGCGCGCTGGTCGACCGGTACGTGCAAGAAGAGATGCGGCGCTACTGCGAACGGGCGCTCGGCGGATCCCTGCCCATGTTGCACGATGAGCACCAGGCCGCGCGCGAGATCATGGCCTCGATCACCGGCTTCGGAGCGCTGCAGCCGTTCTTCGACGATCCGGAGATCGAGGAGATCTGGATCAACGGACCCTCGAAGGTCTTCGTCGCCCGCAACGGGGTGCCGGAGCTCACGAGCGTGCTGCTCTCGGACACCGAGGTGCGCGACCTCGTGGAGCGGATGCTGCAGTCGACCGGTCGTCGGGTCGATCTCTCCTCGCCCTTCGTCGATGCCTCGCTTCCCGACGGATCGCGGCTGCATGTCGTGATCCCAGACGTGACCCGGCGGCACTGGGCTGTCAACATCCGCAAGTTCACCCAGCGCATCCGGGATCTGCAGCGGCTCGTCGCCCTCGGTTCGCTCACCCATCAGGCGGCGGAGTTCCTGCGTTTGTGTGTGCTCTCGGGGCAGAACATCCTGGTCTCCGGCGCGACGCAGAGCGGCAAGACCACCCTGTTGAACGCGTTGCTCTCGGGCGTGCGCACCGGCGAGCGCATCGTCACCGTCGAGGAGACATTCGAACTCGACCTCTCGGCGCGGGATGTCGTCGGCCTGCAGTGTCGCCAACCGAGTCTCGAGGGCACCGGCGAGATCACCCTTCGCCGACTCATCAAGGAGGCATTGCGGATGCGCCCCGACCGGCTCGTCGTCGGAGAGGTGCGCGAAGCAGAGTCGCTCGACCTCCTGATCGCCCTCAACAGCGGGCTGCCGGGCATGTGCTCGATCCACGCCAACAGCGCACGGGATGCCCTCGCCAAGCTCTGCACCCTGCCGCTGCTGGCCGGGCGCAACATCGACTCCTCTTTCGTGGTGCCGACGGTCGCCGCATCCGTCGACATGGTCGTGCACTGCGAACTCGCGCGAAACGGCCAGCGACCTATCACCGAGATCCTCGCGCCGAGTGGCTTCGTCACCGGCGGCACGATCGTGGAGGCCAGCCTCATCTTCGCTCTTCAGCGCGGGGTGCTCACCGCCACCGGAAGCTATCCGAGCCGCAGCGGCAAATTCGATGCAGCAGGATTCGACCTCGCCTCGATTCTGGCGGGGGTGGCCGCATGA
- a CDS encoding type II secretion system F family protein gives MTLTVVLGLVLGLGVVLIVSPFAWPATGEARTRSRSAGGFLRQRLSQAGLPSVSLTAVGAVCVVGGVAIAALSFALVPVVVISLIAGVGALALPLAMIQWRVRSRRRAARVLWPDIVDHLVSAVRSGLALPDSVMTLAHTGPVTTRDAFSEFARDYRATGNFGLSIDALKDRLADPVADRILETLRMSREVGGSELTTVLRNLSSYLRQEAALRSEVEARQSWVVNAARLGVAAPWVILVLLATRPEAAAAYNTFGGGLLIVGGLLVTVIAYRLMLALGRFPQERRWFA, from the coding sequence ATGACGCTCACCGTGGTGCTCGGCTTGGTGTTGGGATTGGGGGTCGTGCTCATCGTCTCTCCGTTCGCCTGGCCGGCGACAGGAGAGGCGCGTACGCGATCCCGGAGCGCAGGAGGATTCCTGCGCCAGAGGCTCTCCCAGGCCGGGCTGCCCTCGGTATCGCTGACTGCGGTCGGCGCGGTATGCGTTGTCGGCGGGGTTGCGATCGCGGCGCTCAGTTTCGCCCTCGTTCCGGTCGTGGTGATCTCGTTGATCGCGGGAGTCGGCGCCCTCGCCCTCCCGCTCGCGATGATCCAGTGGCGGGTCCGTTCGCGCCGACGGGCAGCCCGGGTGCTCTGGCCTGACATCGTCGACCATCTCGTCTCGGCGGTGCGCTCGGGACTCGCGCTGCCGGACAGCGTCATGACCCTCGCTCACACCGGGCCGGTGACGACCCGAGACGCGTTCTCGGAGTTCGCGCGGGACTATCGGGCCACCGGGAATTTCGGCCTGAGCATCGACGCGCTCAAGGACCGGCTCGCCGACCCGGTAGCTGACCGGATCCTCGAGACGCTGCGGATGTCGCGCGAGGTCGGGGGGAGCGAGCTGACGACCGTGCTGCGCAACCTGTCGTCCTACCTGCGACAAGAGGCAGCCCTCCGCTCCGAGGTGGAGGCACGCCAGTCGTGGGTGGTGAACGCCGCCCGGCTCGGTGTCGCTGCGCCGTGGGTCATCCTCGTGTTGCTCGCCACCCGGCCCGAGGCGGCCGCTGCCTACAACACCTTCGGGGGTGGGTTGCTGATCGTCGGTGGTCTCCTCGTGACGGTGATCGCCTACCGCCTGATGCTCGCCCTCGGCCGCTTCCCCCAGGAGCGCCGATGGTTCGCCTAG
- a CDS encoding type II secretion system F family protein, with translation MVRLDALSGWAVLCGLGLGLGLWSLASLVPRLSRPRLTARVAPYVVDVSAGARELLGRHTVDPLPAIGALFGPALERLRTLLGSALGGGATIELRLRQSSSPLTVEAFRSRQLAWGIGAALLGLAAPLALARVRPIAPALLGAIVVVSAIFGIVLCDRMLHRAALKRLARITAELPTVLEFLTLSLSAGEGILDALRRVGRVSHGELAVEFAAVVTVVNTGVPLAESLHALASGIRLPALSRCIDQVTGALERGTPLAAVLRAQAQDARDDAKRELLEVAGKKEVAMLVPLERELGYCCERHQQPHPRRHLRAHLAGHSR, from the coding sequence ATGGTTCGCCTAGACGCCCTCTCCGGGTGGGCAGTGCTCTGCGGGCTCGGGCTCGGCCTGGGGCTCTGGTCGCTTGCCAGCCTCGTGCCCCGATTGAGCCGGCCGCGGCTCACCGCCAGGGTAGCGCCCTACGTTGTCGACGTTTCGGCGGGTGCCCGGGAGCTCCTCGGCCGCCACACCGTCGATCCCCTTCCGGCGATCGGAGCGCTGTTCGGCCCGGCCCTGGAACGGCTCCGAACCCTGCTCGGCTCCGCACTGGGCGGAGGCGCCACCATCGAGTTGCGCCTGCGGCAATCGTCGTCGCCCCTCACTGTCGAGGCCTTTCGATCCCGCCAGTTGGCGTGGGGCATCGGCGCCGCGCTTCTCGGACTGGCCGCGCCCCTGGCACTTGCTCGAGTGCGCCCGATCGCTCCCGCCCTGCTCGGCGCCATCGTGGTCGTCTCAGCGATATTCGGAATCGTGCTCTGCGACCGGATGCTGCACCGGGCCGCCCTGAAGCGCCTCGCGCGGATCACCGCCGAACTGCCGACGGTGTTGGAGTTCCTCACCCTCAGCCTCTCGGCAGGCGAGGGTATCCTCGATGCCCTCCGGCGCGTCGGCAGGGTGAGCCACGGCGAGCTGGCTGTCGAGTTCGCGGCCGTCGTCACTGTCGTCAACACCGGGGTGCCGCTCGCCGAATCACTCCACGCTCTCGCTTCCGGCATCCGCCTCCCCGCGCTCTCCCGATGCATCGACCAGGTGACCGGCGCGCTGGAGCGAGGCACTCCCCTCGCGGCGGTGCTGCGTGCCCAAGCCCAGGATGCACGCGACGACGCCAAGCGGGAGCTTCTCGAGGTCGCCGGCAAGAAAGAAGTGGCGATGCTGGTGCCGCTTGAACGAGAGTTAGGATACTGCTGTGAAAGACACCAGCAACCCCATCCGCGCCGGCATCTACGCGCGCATCTCGCAGGACACAGCCGGTGA
- a CDS encoding recombinase family protein, translating to MKDTSNPIRAGIYARISQDTAGDGKGVARQLDECIALAERKGWTVVEQYVDNDVSATRSRLRPEYERMLEAARSGHIAAVVVWNIDRLTRSPRELEDVIDLADRSGFKVANLGGDVDLSTPSGRMNARILGNVARAETESMSRRLQSKFKQRASEGHPHGYAPYGYRRVNGRDVADQALAEVIRDLAARTLAGHSLRSIATDLTARGVPSPGDHLAVRRRVKDGETEAAALAAVTASPSAWNSTILRQLLIRPTLAGRRQYQGRVVGEATTEAILDAETHELLVAHLTDPARKSNHVGPKYKHLLSGLAICGRCGASMRRQVGRTIDQGAKKRQPPSYCCSGCFRVRRQQVAVDEWVIDNLLERLSRPDAAAALAAVSTDPAAVRDAYDDRDRLTDKLAAAADQWADDSITDAQFQRLTARLRADLAAVERRLATLHPKSRVAELTTADSRTVWESWPVDAQRDVIEALLTVTIHPAGSGRSFDTETVEIQWNS from the coding sequence GTGAAAGACACCAGCAACCCCATCCGCGCCGGCATCTACGCGCGCATCTCGCAGGACACAGCCGGTGACGGCAAGGGAGTAGCCCGACAGCTCGACGAATGCATCGCGCTCGCGGAACGTAAGGGCTGGACGGTCGTCGAGCAGTACGTCGACAACGACGTCAGCGCCACTCGTTCTCGCCTCCGCCCCGAATACGAGCGGATGCTCGAGGCGGCCCGCTCTGGCCACATCGCTGCAGTCGTGGTTTGGAACATCGACAGGCTGACGCGCTCGCCGCGTGAACTCGAAGACGTCATCGACCTCGCCGACCGTAGCGGCTTCAAGGTCGCGAACCTCGGCGGCGACGTCGATCTCTCAACGCCGAGCGGCCGCATGAACGCACGCATCCTGGGCAACGTCGCCCGCGCCGAGACGGAGAGCATGTCCCGCCGGCTCCAGAGCAAGTTCAAGCAGCGCGCATCCGAAGGACACCCCCACGGCTACGCGCCCTACGGGTACCGACGGGTCAACGGTCGTGACGTGGCGGACCAGGCGCTCGCCGAGGTCATCCGGGACCTTGCCGCCAGGACTCTCGCCGGTCACTCGCTACGGTCAATCGCCACAGACCTTACCGCTCGTGGCGTACCGTCACCGGGTGACCACCTCGCCGTCCGCCGTCGTGTCAAGGACGGCGAGACAGAAGCAGCGGCGCTCGCCGCGGTCACGGCTAGCCCGTCCGCCTGGAACTCCACGATCCTCCGCCAGCTGCTCATCCGCCCGACGCTCGCCGGCCGTCGCCAGTACCAGGGCCGCGTCGTCGGCGAAGCGACCACTGAGGCGATCCTTGACGCCGAGACCCACGAGTTGCTCGTCGCGCACCTCACAGATCCCGCGCGGAAGTCGAACCACGTCGGCCCGAAGTACAAGCACCTCCTCTCCGGGCTCGCGATCTGCGGCCGCTGTGGAGCTTCGATGCGCCGCCAAGTTGGGCGGACCATCGATCAAGGCGCGAAGAAGCGACAGCCGCCCTCCTACTGCTGTTCGGGGTGCTTCCGCGTCCGCCGCCAGCAGGTCGCCGTCGACGAGTGGGTCATCGACAACCTCCTCGAGCGCCTCAGCCGCCCCGACGCCGCTGCCGCACTCGCCGCAGTATCAACCGACCCCGCGGCCGTCCGCGACGCCTACGACGACCGCGATCGCCTCACTGACAAGCTCGCGGCCGCCGCCGACCAGTGGGCCGACGATTCGATCACCGACGCCCAGTTCCAACGCCTCACAGCTCGCCTACGCGCCGATCTCGCTGCCGTTGAGCGTCGCCTCGCGACCCTTCATCCGAAGAGCCGCGTCGCCGAACTCACCACGGCCGACAGCCGGACGGTCTGGGAGTCCTGGCCGGTCGACGCGCAGCGCGACGTCATCGAAGCGCTGCTCACCGTCACTATCCACCCCGCCGGCTCCGGCCGCTCCTTCGATACCGAGACGGTAGAGATCCAATGGAATTCCTAA
- a CDS encoding phage major capsid protein, whose translation MNPAIRLQQIKDLLTPIARKALAENRSFTPGEEAQVRALLDEAATLRDQLATTAKAIEVSNEIKAFLGGDAGDDRDGKASTYDRSHGAWTEAFSRSLPGLNLGHGSKGLVLPPTASFLAPAPQPIAAQNVALSHLLDVISVANNLAGPSVSYLRSVDRVRASRPTAPATLKPSKTVTLEKVDAPARTIAVILEDIKKQDLDDYADLIKFLDFELQGDVLATLDWEMLLGDGTGEHFEGIFYADGINVQEFTTTASQSLRRAMARVEQAGYQNTAIVLSPLDFALLELELNTGGDYRGNRGPAEPAPRTVWGVPVVSSPAVTEGLAAVGDFGQIALWFRQQVQVNITETNSDDFTKNLYTARAEMRAAFGVPTPQALSLVALNGTAVFPGTGAPVGG comes from the coding sequence ATGAATCCCGCAATCCGACTGCAGCAGATCAAAGACCTGCTCACGCCGATCGCTCGCAAGGCACTAGCCGAGAATCGCAGTTTCACCCCTGGCGAGGAGGCTCAGGTTCGCGCACTGCTCGACGAGGCGGCAACGCTCCGCGACCAGCTCGCCACTACGGCGAAGGCAATCGAGGTGTCTAACGAGATCAAGGCGTTCCTCGGCGGCGACGCCGGAGACGACCGTGACGGGAAGGCCAGTACCTATGACCGCTCCCACGGCGCCTGGACCGAGGCCTTCTCGCGCTCACTGCCCGGCCTGAACCTGGGCCACGGCAGCAAGGGTCTCGTGCTTCCGCCGACGGCGAGCTTCCTCGCTCCGGCACCTCAGCCCATCGCAGCGCAGAACGTGGCCCTGAGTCACCTTCTCGACGTGATCTCGGTGGCGAACAACCTTGCCGGCCCAAGCGTCAGCTACCTCCGCTCGGTCGATCGCGTGCGCGCGTCACGGCCGACCGCACCGGCAACGCTCAAGCCTTCCAAAACGGTCACGCTCGAGAAGGTCGACGCTCCCGCCCGCACGATCGCCGTGATCCTGGAAGATATCAAGAAGCAAGACCTCGACGACTACGCCGACCTGATCAAGTTCCTCGACTTCGAACTCCAGGGCGACGTGCTTGCGACATTGGACTGGGAGATGCTCCTGGGCGACGGCACGGGGGAGCACTTCGAGGGCATCTTCTACGCCGATGGGATCAACGTGCAAGAATTCACGACCACGGCCAGCCAATCACTGCGCCGCGCGATGGCCAGAGTTGAACAGGCCGGTTACCAGAACACCGCGATCGTGCTCTCGCCGCTGGACTTCGCTCTCCTCGAGCTCGAGCTCAACACCGGCGGCGACTACCGGGGCAACCGTGGGCCGGCAGAGCCGGCACCGCGGACCGTCTGGGGTGTTCCGGTTGTGAGCTCGCCGGCCGTCACCGAGGGACTCGCAGCCGTCGGCGACTTCGGCCAAATCGCACTGTGGTTTAGGCAGCAGGTCCAGGTCAACATCACGGAGACCAACTCGGACGACTTCACTAAGAACCTCTACACGGCACGCGCTGAAATGCGGGCCGCATTCGGCGTCCCGACGCCACAGGCACTTTCCCTAGTCGCTCTGAACGGCACGGCGGTATTCCCAGGCACCGGCGCGCCAGTAGGCGGCTAG
- a CDS encoding DUF4145 domain-containing protein — MPDQARELYEEARQVAGVSRRAGAALARATLERFLRDFDTAAPAGATLADRIDRVVPQVSAGLGELLTLIRHVGNKSLHVEDAPDEAVVLVLDEENTEMIDALFVAINDLVEELITKPARTSRLAALIPQSVRDAAARRAKPGANRD, encoded by the coding sequence ATGCCAGACCAAGCACGCGAGCTATACGAAGAGGCTCGACAGGTCGCCGGTGTATCGCGTCGTGCCGGTGCAGCTCTCGCTCGCGCGACGCTTGAACGCTTCTTGCGTGACTTCGACACCGCCGCGCCAGCAGGTGCCACTCTCGCCGACCGAATCGATCGAGTCGTCCCCCAGGTGAGTGCAGGACTCGGGGAACTTCTAACTCTGATACGTCACGTGGGCAATAAGTCACTCCACGTGGAGGACGCCCCGGATGAGGCGGTGGTCTTGGTCCTCGACGAGGAGAACACTGAAATGATCGATGCCTTGTTCGTTGCGATCAATGACCTGGTCGAGGAGTTGATCACGAAACCCGCTCGGACGAGTCGCCTTGCTGCGCTAATTCCGCAGTCCGTGCGGGACGCAGCTGCTCGGCGGGCGAAGCCTGGGGCCAACAGGGACTAG
- a CDS encoding IS256 family transposase → MSRDIQKHLRFDPETGRPLPAETDFAALAAELVESAKGQGIELTGPNGLLTGLTRQVLQTALEVEMSDHLGYDKHDFDGRNGQNSRNGSTPKTLRTEIGEVTVQIPRDRQGTFEPAIVPKYQRRIAGFDEAVVSLYAKGLTTGDIQAHLSDVYGQDISRELVSKVTDRVVADMEVWQARPLDPVYPVILIDAIVMKVRDGQVGNRPVYVALGIDLDGHRDVLGMWVGPTGGEGSKQWMNMLTELKNRGVADVLFVCCDGLKGLPDSILATWPMATVQTCVVHLVRNSLRFASRKYWKPIAERLKQVYQAPTVKAAEQRFDEFAKEWEPIYPAMIAMWRRSWGEFTPFLDYPLEIRKLIYTTNGIESLNARFRAATRRRGHFPNEQSALKVMYLAIIERRHNRANPTGEINGWKAILNTLAMTYGDRLGLN, encoded by the coding sequence ATGAGCAGAGATATTCAGAAGCATCTTCGCTTTGATCCTGAGACGGGCCGGCCGTTGCCGGCGGAGACCGATTTCGCCGCGTTAGCGGCGGAGCTCGTCGAGTCGGCTAAGGGGCAGGGCATCGAGTTGACTGGGCCGAATGGGCTCCTGACGGGGTTGACCCGGCAGGTGTTGCAGACAGCTCTTGAGGTCGAGATGTCTGACCATCTGGGTTATGACAAGCACGACTTCGACGGCCGCAACGGGCAGAACTCGAGGAACGGGTCGACGCCGAAAACGTTGCGGACCGAGATCGGTGAAGTGACGGTCCAGATTCCGAGGGATCGGCAGGGAACTTTCGAGCCGGCGATCGTGCCGAAATATCAGCGTCGCATCGCGGGCTTCGATGAGGCCGTCGTCTCGCTTTATGCGAAAGGGCTCACGACCGGCGATATCCAGGCCCACCTCTCCGACGTGTATGGGCAAGATATCTCCCGGGAGCTGGTGTCGAAAGTCACCGACCGGGTCGTGGCCGACATGGAGGTGTGGCAGGCAAGGCCCCTGGATCCGGTGTATCCAGTGATCCTCATCGACGCGATCGTGATGAAGGTTCGGGATGGGCAGGTCGGCAACCGACCCGTGTATGTGGCGCTCGGAATCGACCTCGATGGCCACCGCGACGTGCTGGGCATGTGGGTTGGACCGACCGGTGGTGAGGGATCGAAGCAATGGATGAACATGCTCACCGAGCTGAAGAACCGCGGCGTCGCCGATGTCCTGTTCGTCTGTTGTGACGGGCTGAAGGGCCTGCCGGACTCGATCCTCGCGACCTGGCCGATGGCGACCGTTCAAACCTGTGTCGTGCATTTGGTGCGCAACAGCCTGCGGTTCGCGTCCAGGAAGTATTGGAAACCGATCGCGGAGAGGTTGAAGCAGGTCTACCAGGCGCCGACGGTGAAGGCGGCAGAGCAACGCTTCGACGAGTTTGCGAAGGAATGGGAACCCATCTACCCGGCGATGATCGCGATGTGGCGGCGGTCGTGGGGTGAGTTCACCCCGTTTCTCGACTACCCGTTAGAGATCAGGAAGCTCATCTATACGACAAACGGGATCGAGTCGTTGAACGCGAGATTCAGAGCCGCGACCAGGCGTCGCGGCCACTTCCCCAACGAACAATCCGCACTGAAAGTGATGTATCTCGCGATCATCGAACGACGCCACAACCGGGCCAATCCGACAGGCGAGATCAACGGGTGGAAAGCTATTCTTAACACCCTCGCAATGACCTACGGCGACCGCCTAGGACTCAACTAG